One Littorina saxatilis isolate snail1 linkage group LG14, US_GU_Lsax_2.0, whole genome shotgun sequence genomic region harbors:
- the LOC138946863 gene encoding uncharacterized protein, which yields MAKRVRGILWIVLTVVYFLAPLVKASLDDSQNDAPASDELRSKRAAFAAWAGKRSDKNLQTKKTSLMGVEHGDSQTSADSLGRTNATVPPHPVKEAKNDGHQQAEVSGQTSSNKILQNDEGASKRAAFNSWAGKRNQGGFVTVPISSPKTSTLSHDLPHNNNDVNRPSTVGNTEELTNKNSKTDEVKSDLQSVEGFIDEEDSISKRRAFNSWGGKRSLSSRVDGSQVQHSGLTAHAVLTQADKRPAFNAWSGKRSPLHANSDDLLKRAALYSWAGKRSDSTEHKYDTLKRSPFSSWAGKRSDGLDTEWKRAAFHAWSGKRAGDVSADGLLKRAAFRAWAGKRSDEVIRDEDAKRGAFSVWAGKRSVDLTLDDEDLDGELKRAGFNVWAGKRTDGSGHADQEKRGPFSVWAGRRKRAAGHNVAFSAWAGRKRDFVPALGLQRRAHFPALGHKQAQRQNLLQGYDTGAFNKGVEKRSVSDERSQEVLSARGAHHLQKRAAKEDEALTGSDSSHVHAAGSESPHNVGKRAAFSAWAGKRAAFNSWAGKRAAFSAWGGKRNPARRWYRWSRKRVPFNAWAGKRSAPIQSLTDANPDTAWPASQRQDLTKRAAFSAWAGKRAPSVGFLNQENLASPWSNFQLQQNDVNKRPAFHAWGGKRSDALNDVMEGTMFSEWPTLGEDDITNGKRAAFSAWAGKRSQEVILKKSADEKENNFLDEASSVEQAVPYDGQLKLGPGSRDNADGLFTDPLLYSGTMTSDFVPHSLPADVNPNSSLDDFLGADSSPSFHSPSSYHLANQDGTPPSEHVPLPSKRLWYGHFGFAPFSRWHHKRARMQERPLELGRYLRRVFSATPIKRRFNSWAGKRSSPDGSAENTPQYFTNQGER from the coding sequence ATGGCGAAACGTGTGCGCGGTATTCTGTGGATCGTACTTACTGTGGTTTACTTTCTTGCTCCTCTTGTGAAGGCTTCACTGGACGATTCCCAGAATGACGCCCCTGCTTCAGATGAACTGAGATCAAAACGTGCTGCCTTTGCTGCATGGGCGGGAAAAAGAAGTGACAAAAACTTACAAACTAAGAAAACCTCCTTGATGGGCGTTGAACACGGTGACAGCCAAACGTCTGCTGACAGTTTAGGAAGGACAAACGCTACTGTACCGCCCCACCCGGTCAAAGAGGCTAAGAATGATGGACACCAACAGGCCGAAGTCAGTGGCCAAACATCGTCAAACAAGATCTTGCAAAACGACGAAGGAGCGTCTAAACGAGCAGCCTTCAATTCGTGGGCTGGTAAGAGAAACCAGGGAGGCTTTGTAACAGTGCCCATTTCTTCACCCAAAACCAGCACACTTTCACACGATttaccacacaacaacaacgatgTAAACAGACCATCCACTGTCGGGAACACGGAAGAACTTACAAACAAAAATTCCAAGACAGACGAGGTCAAGTCAGATCTCCAAAGCGTAGAAGGATTCATCGATGAAGAGGACTCCATTTCTAAACGCCGCGCTTTCAACTCGTGGGGAGGTAAACGTTCTTTGTCGTCACGGGTTGACGGTTCTCAAGTCCAACACTCCGGCCTCACTGCCCACGCAGTCTTGACCCAAGCCGACAAGAGGCCAGCGTTCAATGCTTGGTCAGGAAAGCGCTCTCCATTGCACGCAAACTCTGACGACCTTCTAAAACGAGCAGCCTTGTATTCCTGGGCTGGTAAGCGTTCGGATTCTACAGAACATAAATATGACACATTGAAACGGTCACCGTTCAGTTCCTGGGCAGGTAAAAGGTCAGATGGCTTGGACACAGAGTGGAAAAGAGCTGCATTTCACGCTTGGTCCGGAAAGCGAGCAGGCGACGTTAGTGCGGACGGACTGTTGAAAAGAGCCGCGTTCAGAGCGTGGGCGGGCAAGCGATCAGATGAAGTGATCCGCGACGAAGACGCCAAACGGGGAGCTTTCAGTGTTTGGGCTGGGAAAAGATCTGTTGACTTAACCCTTGACGACGAAGACTTGGACGGAGAACTGAAAAGAGCTGGTTTCAATGTGTGGGCGGGTAAACGGACTGACGGCAGTGGACATGCTGACCAAGAAAAGCGCGGTCCGTTCAGCGTGTGGGCAGGACGCCGCAAAAGGGCCGCTGGACACAACGTAGCCTTCAGCGCTTGGGCAGGGAGGAAGCGAGACTTTGTGCCAGCCTTGGGCCTTCAGCGCAGAGCACATTTCCCTGCCTTGGGTCATAAGCAAGCACAGAGGCAGAACTTACTCCAGGGTTATGATACAGGAGCGTTCAATAAAGGAGTAGAGAAACGCTCAGTGTCCGATGAACGATCTCAAGAAGTTTTGTCTGCCCGTGGCGCTCATCACCTACAGAAACGTGCAGCTAAAGAAGACGAAGCTTTGACAGGCTCTGACAGCTCCCATGTACACGCAGCAGGTTCAGAATCTCCCCACAACGTGGGGAAGCGTGCAGCGTTCAGTGCTTGGGCAGGGAAGAGAGCGGCGTTCAACTCTTGGGCAGGGAAACGCGCTGCTTTCAGCGCATGGGGTGGCAAGCGAAACCCGGCCAGGCGCTGGTACCGGTGGAGCAGGAAGAGAGTCCCATTCAATGCGTGGGCTGGGAAAAGATCTGCACCCATACAATCTCTCACTGACGCAAACCCTGACACGGCATGGCCAGCAAGTCAGCGCCAGGACCTTACCAAGCGTGCTGCTTTCAGCGCCTGGGCAGGGAAAAGAGCACCTTCCGTTGGATTCTTAAATCAAGAAAACCTTGCCAGCCCCTGGTCGAACTTCCAGCTCCAACAGAACGATGTCAACAAACGGCCTGCGTTTCACGCATGGGGTGGAAAGAGATCGGACGCGCTGAATGACGTCATGGAAGGAACTATGTTTTCTGAATGGCCCACTTTAGGTGAGGATGACATCACGAATGGCAAAAGAGCGGCTTTCAGTGCTTGGGCTGGAAAAAGAAGCCAGGAGGTCATCTTAAAAAAATCAGCTGATGAAAAGGAGAACAATTTTCTCGACGAGGCTTCATCAGTCGAACAGGCTGTTCCTTATGATGGGCAGTTAAAACTTGGTCCAGGCAGCCGCGACAATGCTGACGGACTCTTCACAGATCCTCTACTTTACTCCGGAACCATGACATCAGATTTCGTCCCCCATTCACTGCCAGCAGACGTCAATCCTAACAGCTCTCTAGACGATTTTCTTGGCGCCGATTCATCTCCTTCATTCCACTCCCCTTCCTCCTACCATCTCGCCAATCAAGACGGAACACCACCCAGCGAACACGTTCCGCTGCCTTCCAAGCGGCTGTGGTACGGTCATTTTGGCTTCGCTCCATTCAGTCGCTGGCACCACAAGCGAGCGAGGATGCAGGAACGACCTTTGGAGCTGGGACGGTATCTGCGACGTGTCTTCTCGGCCACGCCCATCAAGAGGAGGTTCAACAGTTGGGCGGGCAAACGGAGTAGTCCCGATGGTAGTGCAGAAAATACTCCTCAGTATTTTACCAACCAAGGTGAGCGCTAA